From Alteromonas sp. RKMC-009, one genomic window encodes:
- the rsxB gene encoding electron transport complex subunit RsxB — MTISVALIAIGVLAVAFGLLLGYASIRFKVEADPLVEQIDEILPQTQCGQCGYPGCRPYAEAIANGDDINKCPPGGESTIKKLADLTGKEAKPLDSAHGEEDVKKVAFIREDECIGCTKCIQACPVDAILGAAKHMHTVLTQECTGCDLCVDPCPVDCIDMVPVETTTASWKWDFDKTPKGDIPIKMVS; from the coding sequence ATGACGATATCAGTAGCACTTATCGCCATCGGCGTACTTGCCGTCGCATTCGGCCTGCTTTTAGGCTACGCCAGTATCCGCTTTAAAGTTGAAGCCGACCCTCTGGTTGAGCAAATCGATGAAATCTTACCGCAAACGCAATGTGGTCAGTGTGGTTATCCGGGTTGCCGCCCCTATGCAGAAGCAATTGCGAACGGTGATGACATTAATAAATGTCCGCCCGGCGGCGAGTCCACGATTAAAAAACTTGCCGACCTGACCGGTAAAGAAGCCAAACCCCTCGATTCAGCCCACGGTGAAGAAGACGTGAAAAAAGTCGCCTTCATCCGCGAAGATGAATGTATCGGCTGTACCAAATGTATTCAGGCATGTCCGGTAGATGCCATTCTGGGCGCTGCAAAACATATGCACACGGTGCTGACTCAGGAATGTACGGGTTGTGATCTCTGCGTGGACCCCTGCCCTGTTGACTGTATCGACATGGTGCCCGTTGAAACCACAACGGCGTCATGGAAATGGGATTTTGATAAAACGCCCAAAGGCGATATTCCAATTAAGATGGTGTCGTAA
- the rsxC gene encoding electron transport complex subunit RsxC, with the protein MFPVYEDVLARLDKGQLSSFPGGVHPEGHKGLSNQTQIVDLPLAKEYVVPVRQHIGTEGTLLVRPGDKVLKGQPLTQSSQPFSVPVHAPTSGTIASISQHVTAHPSGLDELCVTLKADGHDTWYPLSPCPDYVKEEKVLLTERLCDAGISGMGGAGFPSHIKVNTNKPVEFLIINGVECEPYITSDDRLMREHADGIMAGIEILVHLLSPKCVVIAIEDNKPEAIRVLSKQVETLPHIRVATVETKYPAGGEKQLIQVVTGREVPRKGLPLDVGVTMFNVGTCFAVAQAVIEGKPLIERIVTVTGQAVKRPGNYRVRLGTPVNHVLSQAGYLGEKQTTPQVIMGGPMMGFTLNDAAVPVVKTTNCLLVPATGELTNGDDERACIRCSACADACPATLLPQQLYWHSKAKEYDKAQEYNLFDCIECGACAYVCPSEIPLVHYYRKAKADIRLELDEKAKADKAKERFEARKARLEREKEEREAKHRKAKEARLAAAAQPVTDAPASPSSDTAPKDKVAAALARAKARKAAAQKAEAQPETAPASQDETPAATDKKAAVAAAIARAKAKKAAQNATPPADSADAAPAPEGETDNKKAAVAAAIARAKAKKAAQNATPPADPADAAPAPEGETDNKKAAVAAAIARAKAKKAAREAQQSADDNSEKPPVQTEPAQKEPEATQSSPAAPSAEEARKARIAAAVAKAKAKKAAKDNDGAPEQDAKTGAGAQETTDKPDADKQTDAQADSDTVQKKADPADEKKARIAAAVAKAKAKKAARDNGNND; encoded by the coding sequence ATGTTTCCTGTTTATGAAGATGTTCTGGCCCGGCTGGATAAGGGTCAGCTCAGCAGCTTTCCCGGTGGCGTACATCCTGAAGGTCATAAAGGGCTTTCGAATCAGACTCAAATAGTGGATCTGCCGCTGGCAAAGGAATACGTCGTGCCGGTACGCCAGCATATTGGTACAGAAGGCACGTTACTGGTGCGCCCCGGCGATAAGGTTCTCAAAGGTCAGCCACTGACTCAGTCCAGCCAGCCTTTTTCTGTGCCTGTCCATGCGCCCACCTCCGGTACCATAGCCAGCATATCGCAGCATGTTACCGCTCATCCCAGTGGTTTGGATGAACTTTGTGTGACGCTGAAAGCCGATGGCCATGATACCTGGTATCCTCTTTCTCCCTGCCCCGACTATGTAAAAGAAGAAAAGGTGTTACTGACTGAAAGGTTATGTGATGCAGGAATTTCAGGTATGGGAGGCGCCGGCTTTCCCAGCCACATTAAGGTGAATACCAACAAGCCAGTTGAGTTTCTGATCATCAACGGCGTGGAATGCGAGCCTTACATCACGTCAGACGACAGGCTGATGCGTGAGCACGCTGACGGCATCATGGCCGGTATTGAAATTCTTGTACACCTGCTGTCACCCAAATGCGTGGTGATCGCCATTGAAGACAACAAACCAGAAGCCATCAGGGTTTTATCAAAACAGGTTGAAACCCTGCCCCACATCCGTGTGGCAACAGTAGAGACAAAGTATCCTGCCGGCGGTGAAAAACAACTTATTCAGGTCGTTACCGGCCGTGAAGTGCCCCGCAAAGGATTACCTCTTGATGTGGGTGTGACCATGTTCAATGTGGGTACCTGCTTTGCAGTTGCTCAAGCCGTTATTGAAGGTAAACCCCTGATCGAAAGGATCGTCACTGTCACAGGTCAGGCAGTTAAACGCCCCGGAAACTATCGTGTTCGCCTTGGGACACCGGTGAATCACGTGTTGTCTCAGGCGGGTTACCTCGGTGAAAAGCAGACAACGCCACAGGTCATCATGGGCGGCCCGATGATGGGCTTTACCTTAAATGACGCCGCGGTACCAGTGGTAAAAACCACCAACTGTCTGTTGGTACCGGCTACAGGTGAACTCACCAACGGTGACGACGAACGCGCCTGTATCCGTTGCAGTGCCTGTGCTGATGCCTGTCCGGCAACATTGCTTCCGCAGCAATTGTACTGGCACAGTAAAGCGAAAGAATACGATAAGGCACAGGAATATAATCTGTTTGATTGTATCGAATGCGGTGCCTGCGCTTATGTATGCCCCAGTGAAATACCGCTGGTTCATTATTACCGTAAAGCCAAAGCTGACATTCGCCTGGAGCTTGACGAAAAAGCGAAAGCAGACAAAGCCAAAGAACGTTTCGAAGCCCGCAAGGCCCGTCTTGAACGGGAAAAAGAAGAGCGGGAAGCGAAGCATCGTAAAGCCAAAGAAGCAAGGCTGGCAGCTGCCGCACAACCGGTAACTGACGCTCCTGCCTCGCCAAGCAGCGATACAGCACCCAAAGATAAAGTAGCGGCCGCACTGGCACGTGCCAAAGCCCGCAAAGCGGCAGCACAAAAAGCAGAAGCGCAACCGGAAACGGCCCCCGCTTCACAGGACGAAACTCCTGCTGCAACTGATAAGAAGGCCGCAGTCGCAGCAGCCATCGCCCGGGCGAAAGCTAAGAAAGCAGCTCAAAATGCAACGCCTCCTGCTGATTCCGCTGACGCCGCTCCTGCACCGGAAGGCGAAACTGACAATAAGAAAGCCGCAGTTGCAGCAGCCATAGCCAGAGCGAAAGCTAAGAAAGCAGCTCAAAATGCAACGCCTCCTGCTGATCCCGCTGACGCCGCTCCTGCACCGGAAGGCGAAACTGACAATAAGAAAGCTGCAGTTGCAGCAGCCATAGCCAGAGCTAAAGCCAAAAAGGCGGCCAGAGAAGCGCAACAGTCTGCAGACGACAACAGCGAAAAACCGCCGGTACAAACAGAACCGGCACAAAAAGAACCTGAAGCAACCCAATCCTCCCCTGCAGCACCGTCTGCTGAAGAAGCCAGAAAAGCGCGTATCGCAGCCGCTGTTGCCAAAGCAAAAGCGAAAAAGGCGGCAAAAGACAATGATGGCGCACCGGAACAGGATGCAAAAACCGGAGCAGGGGCTCAGGAAACGACTGATAAACCCGACGCTGACAAGCAAACAGATGCACAGGCTGATTCAGACACAGTACAAAAAAAAGCAGATCCTGCGGATGAAAAGAAAGCCCGTATTGCTGCTGCGGTTGCAAAAGCAAAAGCGAAAAAAGCCGCCAGAGACAACGGGAATAATGACTAA
- the rnt gene encoding ribonuclease T, with product MSENANLLKHRFRGYFPVIIDVETAGFNATTDALLEIAAVTLRMDEQGDLHPDKTVHHHVNPFEGANLEPAALEFNGIDPHCPLRGALDEADVMKDVCKQIRKLQKDADCQRSVIVAHNATFDQSFVNAAIARSNIKRTPFHPFVSFDTTTLAGLAVGQTVLVKACREAGIAFDQSEAHSALYDAERTAELFCYIVNRYKHLGGWPVAPAE from the coding sequence ATGTCTGAAAACGCGAATTTGTTAAAGCACCGTTTCCGTGGTTATTTTCCTGTCATTATTGATGTGGAAACTGCCGGTTTTAATGCTACAACTGATGCACTGCTGGAAATCGCTGCTGTCACTTTGCGTATGGATGAACAAGGTGATTTGCACCCCGACAAAACCGTGCATCACCATGTCAATCCCTTCGAGGGCGCGAACCTGGAGCCGGCTGCACTGGAGTTTAATGGTATCGATCCTCATTGTCCGTTAAGGGGCGCACTGGATGAAGCCGATGTCATGAAAGACGTATGTAAGCAAATCCGCAAACTGCAAAAAGATGCAGATTGTCAACGCTCAGTGATTGTGGCCCATAATGCCACCTTTGATCAGAGCTTTGTGAATGCCGCGATTGCCCGCAGTAACATTAAGCGCACTCCGTTTCACCCGTTTGTGTCTTTCGATACAACGACACTGGCAGGGTTAGCCGTTGGTCAGACGGTACTGGTTAAGGCATGCCGCGAAGCCGGGATTGCATTTGACCAGAGTGAAGCACACAGTGCCCTTTACGATGCAGAGCGGACAGCAGAACTGTTTTGCTACATTGTGAACCGCTACAAACATTTAGGTGGCTGGCCAGTCGCGCCTGCGGAATGA
- a CDS encoding sugar porter family MFS transporter, whose amino-acid sequence MKHPVVLWTLTVAFAGFLFGFDTAVISGADQPIQALWQTSDLTHGLLVMSSALWGTVAGALTANIPCDKFGRKPVLVGIGILYVVSAIGSALATDPVFFSIMRFIGGFGVGVSSIAVPAYIAEIAPAQKRGRMVATYQFQIVFGILIAFLSNFILSAWFSLDWRWMLGIEAIPAMIYLLLVLNVPESPRWLLLHRNDEKQSRDILLRAGETDPDAVLAAVKRDVQNHRSPSLFNAAYRLPVLLAFLVAMFNQLSGINFVIYFAPRIFSLAGLDASSALLSSAGIGLVNLVFTLAGLALIDKMGRRQLLFAGSLGYLVSLSLLTCAFWLQWQGILVVGLIFLFIASHAMGQGAVIWVFISEIFPNSVRAKGQALGSSTHWVFAALIALLMPWLLSQFSASALFAFFTVMMACQLICVITFFPETRGETLEDLGDTLSRSQR is encoded by the coding sequence ATGAAACATCCCGTTGTCCTCTGGACCCTGACCGTCGCCTTCGCCGGTTTTCTTTTCGGGTTTGATACCGCTGTTATTTCCGGCGCTGATCAACCCATTCAGGCTTTATGGCAAACCTCAGATCTGACTCACGGATTGCTGGTCATGTCTTCTGCCCTGTGGGGTACCGTTGCCGGCGCCCTCACCGCCAATATTCCCTGCGATAAGTTTGGACGCAAACCAGTACTTGTTGGCATTGGCATTTTGTATGTGGTGTCAGCCATAGGCTCAGCACTGGCAACCGATCCTGTGTTTTTCAGCATTATGCGCTTTATTGGCGGGTTTGGGGTCGGTGTGTCGTCCATTGCGGTGCCCGCCTACATTGCTGAGATTGCGCCGGCGCAGAAACGGGGCCGTATGGTAGCCACCTATCAGTTCCAGATTGTGTTTGGTATTCTCATCGCCTTTCTTTCAAATTTTATACTCTCCGCCTGGTTCAGCCTCGACTGGCGGTGGATGCTGGGTATAGAAGCCATTCCGGCAATGATTTATCTGTTATTAGTACTTAATGTACCGGAAAGCCCGCGCTGGCTGCTTCTGCACCGGAATGATGAAAAACAGAGCCGTGATATTTTGCTCCGCGCCGGTGAAACTGACCCGGATGCTGTGCTGGCTGCGGTAAAGCGGGATGTTCAGAATCATCGCAGTCCGTCACTGTTTAATGCTGCCTACCGTTTACCGGTGTTGCTGGCTTTTCTGGTGGCGATGTTTAATCAGTTGTCAGGCATTAATTTTGTTATCTACTTTGCACCCAGAATATTCTCACTGGCCGGCCTGGATGCTTCTTCGGCTTTGTTATCCAGTGCAGGCATTGGTCTGGTAAACCTGGTGTTTACCCTCGCCGGACTGGCACTGATTGATAAAATGGGCAGACGACAATTGCTGTTTGCCGGCTCACTGGGCTATCTGGTGTCTCTGAGCCTGCTCACCTGCGCGTTCTGGTTGCAATGGCAGGGAATACTCGTGGTGGGTCTGATATTTTTATTCATTGCTTCTCATGCCATGGGCCAGGGTGCTGTTATATGGGTGTTTATTTCAGAGATATTTCCTAATAGCGTCCGCGCCAAAGGTCAGGCCCTGGGCAGCAGTACTCACTGGGTGTTCGCAGCGCTGATTGCCCTGCTGATGCCCTGGTTGCTGAGCCAGTTTTCAGCATCCGCTCTGTTTGCGTTCTTTACGGTTATGATGGCCTGCCAGCTTATCTGTGTGATTACCTTTTTCCCCGAGACAAGAGGAGAAACGCTGGAAGATTTGGGAGATACACTTTCCCGCTCACAGCGTTAA
- the rsxG gene encoding electron transport complex subunit RsxG, whose translation MMNSIVKNGVMLGAFAIVTTGLIATTFFGTESRIAEQEQQKLMSLLNAVVPQSLYDNELYADCTAVTDPLLGKPGTLRHVYRARLNGEPAALAIEAVAPDGYSGDIAIVIGVTDDMTVTGVRTVRHQETPGLGDKIELSVSDWITSFNGESFDDSALNKWQVKKDGGKFDQFTGATITPRAVTGAVKRALLYVEANRESLFALPVNCMAKQPGGSE comes from the coding sequence ATGATGAACAGTATTGTGAAAAATGGCGTGATGCTGGGCGCTTTTGCCATTGTGACCACCGGTTTAATTGCCACTACTTTTTTCGGCACTGAGTCGCGCATTGCAGAGCAGGAACAGCAAAAATTGATGTCTTTGCTGAACGCAGTGGTACCCCAGTCGCTTTATGATAATGAACTGTATGCAGATTGCACCGCCGTCACTGATCCGCTGCTTGGTAAGCCGGGCACTTTACGCCACGTTTACCGTGCACGGTTAAACGGAGAGCCCGCCGCCCTTGCTATTGAAGCTGTGGCACCGGACGGTTACAGTGGGGATATTGCCATTGTTATCGGTGTCACTGATGACATGACGGTAACCGGCGTGCGGACTGTGAGACATCAGGAAACTCCAGGGCTGGGTGACAAAATTGAATTGTCAGTCAGTGACTGGATAACGTCTTTCAACGGTGAGTCCTTCGATGATTCGGCGCTGAACAAATGGCAGGTAAAAAAAGACGGTGGCAAATTTGACCAGTTTACCGGCGCAACGATTACTCCCCGTGCCGTTACAGGTGCAGTAAAACGGGCCCTGTTGTATGTGGAAGCAAACCGTGAGTCTTTATTTGCCCTGCCAGTTAATTGCATGGCTAAGCAACCCGGAGGTTCAGAATGA
- a CDS encoding aspartyl protease family protein, whose amino-acid sequence MKYIILWVAAMLLTTAVVASEQAVPLDQSAGGTLYLEATLESAVTASFLLDTGSGLLTLNKATFEALTKGRKLEQTGKSAARLANGKILTVSQYQLSSIRIGQACELGPVEVAVMPGGNNILGINTLLKAAPMTITAESVTLSGCR is encoded by the coding sequence ATGAAGTACATCATTTTATGGGTAGCAGCAATGCTGCTTACAACTGCGGTAGTTGCCAGTGAACAGGCGGTGCCACTTGACCAGAGTGCTGGCGGTACACTGTATCTTGAAGCGACGCTTGAATCGGCAGTCACAGCTTCATTTCTTCTCGACACCGGCTCCGGCTTGCTGACCTTAAATAAAGCAACTTTTGAGGCGTTAACCAAAGGCCGGAAGCTTGAACAAACGGGGAAATCGGCAGCCAGACTGGCGAACGGAAAAATTCTCACTGTGTCGCAGTATCAGCTCAGTTCAATCCGTATCGGACAGGCTTGCGAACTGGGTCCGGTAGAAGTTGCCGTGATGCCCGGAGGAAACAATATTCTGGGTATCAATACACTGCTTAAAGCGGCACCTATGACCATCACGGCTGAATCCGTCACCCTGTCCGGTTGCCGCTGA
- a CDS encoding electron transport complex subunit E has product MSEWKNLTIEGLWKNNPALVQLLGLCPLLAVTATVINGLGLGLATTLVLVGSNITVSLVRNIVRNEIRIPVFVMVIAGFVTVVQLLMNAFTYELYLTLGIFIPLIVTNCAIIGRAEAFASKNPVLPAALDGLMMGAGFTAVLMLLGAMREALGSGTLLSGADRLFGSIATNWTITLFDTDQPFLLAILPPGAFIGMGLLIALKNVIDARMAAKKVPEAKTVTRIRVTAES; this is encoded by the coding sequence ATGAGTGAGTGGAAAAATCTGACCATCGAAGGTTTATGGAAAAATAATCCGGCACTGGTTCAGCTTCTGGGTTTATGCCCCCTTCTTGCGGTCACCGCAACAGTTATTAACGGGCTTGGCCTGGGGCTGGCAACCACATTGGTGCTGGTTGGTTCAAATATTACCGTGAGTCTGGTACGAAATATTGTCAGGAACGAAATCCGGATCCCGGTGTTCGTGATGGTAATTGCAGGTTTTGTAACCGTTGTTCAGCTACTGATGAACGCCTTTACTTACGAACTCTATTTAACACTGGGCATTTTTATTCCGTTAATTGTGACAAATTGCGCCATCATTGGCCGGGCTGAAGCCTTTGCCTCGAAGAATCCGGTCCTGCCGGCAGCCCTTGACGGCCTGATGATGGGTGCAGGGTTTACTGCTGTGCTGATGTTACTAGGCGCCATGCGCGAAGCGCTGGGTTCCGGTACCCTGCTAAGCGGAGCCGACCGTCTTTTTGGCAGCATAGCGACCAACTGGACCATTACTTTGTTTGATACAGACCAGCCTTTCCTGCTCGCTATTTTGCCGCCGGGCGCATTCATTGGCATGGGTCTGCTCATTGCTCTTAAAAATGTTATCGACGCGCGGATGGCTGCCAAAAAGGTTCCGGAAGCCAAAACCGTCACCCGAATCAGGGTAACTGCTGAAAGTTAA
- a CDS encoding flagellar protein MotY: protein MFRQALLCFLLISAPGYGAMRQYSATVESSDWQLKDESRLQCTLSHAVPGYGDAEFSSVASKQLNMEFELDMQLLPKKFGVAAVYSVPPSWMPGAAPKNIADMTLRTQYNGDLPEQAAWTMLSELEKGYWPTIYYQDWYNEYDKVAVALNASNFTPVYRNFVKCVSQLLPYSFDDIAYTVLSYEKNSVDLTKYSEKRLNMIGEYLKEDSGLELVLLDGYTDSYGGRWSNEQLSVRRANQVKEYFTAMGVDASRIEVTGHGEKRHISPNDNSDARALNRRVVVRLSRG, encoded by the coding sequence ATGTTTCGACAGGCTTTATTGTGTTTTTTGCTGATAAGTGCACCGGGTTACGGCGCAATGCGCCAGTATTCTGCGACTGTGGAATCCTCTGACTGGCAATTGAAAGATGAAAGCCGTCTGCAGTGCACTTTATCTCATGCAGTGCCCGGTTACGGCGATGCCGAGTTCTCCAGCGTAGCGTCGAAGCAACTGAATATGGAATTCGAACTGGACATGCAACTGCTGCCGAAGAAATTTGGCGTAGCCGCCGTTTATTCCGTCCCTCCTTCCTGGATGCCCGGCGCAGCACCTAAAAATATCGCTGATATGACCCTGCGAACCCAGTACAACGGCGACCTGCCTGAGCAGGCTGCCTGGACAATGCTCAGTGAACTGGAAAAGGGCTACTGGCCGACTATCTACTATCAGGACTGGTACAACGAATACGACAAAGTGGCTGTTGCCCTGAATGCCAGCAACTTCACACCGGTATACCGCAACTTCGTGAAGTGCGTGTCACAACTGTTGCCCTACAGTTTTGATGATATTGCGTACACTGTGCTGTCTTACGAGAAAAACAGTGTGGATTTAACCAAATACTCAGAAAAGCGTCTGAACATGATTGGGGAATATCTGAAAGAAGACAGCGGACTCGAACTGGTGCTACTGGACGGTTATACCGACAGCTATGGCGGACGCTGGAGCAATGAGCAGTTATCTGTCCGCCGAGCTAATCAGGTGAAAGAGTACTTTACAGCCATGGGGGTGGATGCCTCCCGTATCGAAGTCACTGGCCACGGCGAGAAGCGTCACATCTCGCCCAATGACAACAGTGACGCCCGTGCGCTCAACCGTCGCGTTGTGGTGCGGTTGTCCAGGGGATAG
- the nth gene encoding endonuclease III, with protein MNNTKRKEILTRLRDANPHPTTELNFTTPFELLVAVTLSAQATDVGVNKATAKLFPVANTPQAIADLGVDSLKEYIKTIGLYNAKAENVHKLSQIIVEKHNGEVPESREALEALPGVGRKTANVVLNTAFGWPTIAVDTHIFRVSNRTKFAMGKNVDKVEEKLLKVVPAEFKVDVHHWLILHGRYTCIARKPRCGSCIIEDLCEFKEKTEV; from the coding sequence ATGAATAATACTAAAAGAAAGGAAATTCTGACCCGGCTGAGAGACGCTAATCCTCATCCCACGACTGAATTGAACTTCACTACACCCTTTGAATTGCTGGTCGCAGTGACCTTATCCGCACAGGCAACCGATGTGGGTGTGAATAAGGCGACGGCCAAATTGTTTCCCGTGGCCAATACGCCGCAGGCTATCGCAGATTTGGGCGTAGATAGTTTAAAGGAATACATCAAAACTATTGGCCTCTACAATGCCAAAGCCGAAAACGTGCACAAGCTCAGCCAGATCATTGTTGAAAAGCACAATGGCGAGGTACCGGAAAGCCGGGAGGCGCTGGAAGCTTTGCCGGGCGTTGGCCGTAAAACGGCGAATGTAGTACTGAATACAGCATTCGGCTGGCCCACCATTGCTGTGGACACTCACATCTTCCGGGTATCAAACCGCACTAAATTTGCCATGGGCAAGAACGTGGACAAAGTGGAAGAAAAGCTGTTAAAAGTCGTGCCTGCTGAATTTAAGGTCGACGTTCACCACTGGCTGATCCTTCACGGCCGCTACACCTGCATCGCCCGCAAACCACGTTGTGGTTCCTGTATTATTGAAGACTTGTGTGAGTTTAAGGAAAAAACAGAAGTCTGA
- the rsxD gene encoding electron transport complex subunit RsxD: MKLNLASSPHLRAKRDTSQVMRLVLYAMLPGIACQVVFFGWGVVIQAFLAVATALATEAAILSLRNKQVKRNLSDYSAVLTACLLAVSIPPTLPWWMTVTGTFFAIAIVKQLYGGLGYNLFNPAMVAYVVLLVSFPAAMTQWLPPEGVRAAALSFADTLSLIFTGYTQTGLDVTQIRDVADGMTSATPLDQLKTGLTRSSTHSELLASPIYDGGLFDSGAAGWSWVSAAWALGGLALWRLKVISWHIPGSMIASVALCALFLHLLNQDIYASPVFHLINGSVLFGAFFIATDPVSASTTARGRIVFGALIGFWIVIIRTFGGYPDAVAFAVIIMNMAVPLIDYYTRPRTYGHPRGKA, encoded by the coding sequence ATGAAACTAAATCTTGCCAGTTCCCCTCACTTACGCGCAAAGCGTGATACCAGTCAGGTCATGCGCCTGGTGCTGTACGCCATGTTGCCGGGTATTGCTTGTCAGGTTGTATTCTTTGGCTGGGGCGTCGTCATTCAGGCGTTCCTTGCTGTTGCTACAGCACTGGCAACAGAAGCCGCGATTTTGTCTCTGCGTAACAAACAGGTTAAACGCAATCTGTCTGATTACAGTGCCGTACTCACAGCCTGCCTGCTGGCAGTCAGTATCCCTCCTACTCTGCCCTGGTGGATGACCGTCACCGGCACTTTTTTCGCCATAGCAATCGTGAAACAGCTTTACGGCGGATTGGGCTATAACCTGTTCAATCCGGCGATGGTGGCTTATGTCGTGCTGCTGGTATCTTTCCCTGCGGCAATGACTCAGTGGCTGCCACCGGAAGGCGTAAGAGCGGCAGCATTATCCTTTGCAGATACATTGAGCCTGATTTTTACCGGTTATACGCAAACCGGTCTGGATGTTACTCAAATCAGGGATGTGGCTGACGGCATGACATCTGCGACGCCGTTGGATCAGTTGAAAACCGGCCTGACCCGTTCTTCAACTCACTCTGAGTTACTGGCATCGCCAATTTACGATGGCGGCCTTTTTGACAGCGGTGCCGCAGGCTGGTCCTGGGTAAGCGCAGCCTGGGCCCTTGGCGGGCTGGCGCTGTGGCGTCTGAAGGTTATCAGCTGGCACATTCCCGGCAGCATGATCGCCAGCGTTGCCCTGTGCGCTTTATTTCTTCATCTGCTCAATCAGGATATCTACGCGTCACCGGTGTTTCACCTTATCAACGGCAGCGTATTATTCGGTGCGTTTTTCATTGCCACTGATCCGGTTTCCGCCTCCACCACAGCAAGAGGTCGGATAGTATTTGGCGCGCTCATCGGATTCTGGATTGTGATTATCCGTACGTTTGGCGGGTATCCTGATGCGGTCGCCTTTGCGGTCATTATCATGAACATGGCTGTGCCGCTAATCGATTATTACACCCGTCCGCGCACCTACGGCCATCCGCGGGGTAAAGCATGA
- the glpQ gene encoding glycerophosphodiester phosphodiesterase, whose product MFVLKNTLLSFTFSTLCLSTSAAAFDIIAHRGASGYLPEHTLEAATLAFAQQPDFIEQDVVATKDGELVVLHDIHLDTVTNVAAKFPDRAREDGRWYALDFTLAELRTLQVKERSDTAGKQVFANRYHGSKALFTIATLDEHIELISELNREFNSNIGFYTEIKSPAWHKKEGTDISQLLLDTLARYDLNGGNANIYVQCFDFAEVKRLRDELGFKGKVVLLLADNSWGESPTDYQALLTEQGMHDIAKYADGIGPWLPQLLDMQAMQQGKVVPASWLATAKKEGLIIHPYTFRIDALPTGMTAEQILGLLTGPLAVDGVFTDQVPPVKSYLQHSGK is encoded by the coding sequence CTGTTTGTGTTAAAAAACACTTTGCTCTCTTTCACCTTTTCTACGCTGTGTTTGAGTACCAGTGCCGCTGCATTCGATATCATTGCTCACAGAGGTGCATCTGGCTATCTTCCCGAGCATACGCTGGAAGCCGCAACACTGGCGTTCGCCCAGCAACCGGATTTCATCGAACAGGACGTGGTAGCCACCAAAGATGGTGAACTGGTTGTACTTCATGATATTCATCTGGATACAGTAACCAATGTGGCCGCGAAGTTTCCTGACCGCGCCCGTGAAGATGGCCGTTGGTATGCACTGGATTTCACGTTAGCGGAATTGCGCACTCTTCAAGTAAAAGAACGGTCGGATACCGCTGGAAAACAAGTGTTTGCCAATCGCTATCATGGCAGTAAAGCGCTGTTTACCATTGCTACGTTAGATGAACATATAGAACTCATCAGTGAGTTAAACCGCGAATTTAACAGCAACATTGGCTTTTATACTGAAATCAAGTCGCCAGCCTGGCATAAAAAAGAAGGCACAGATATCAGCCAACTTCTGCTTGATACACTGGCGCGCTATGACCTCAATGGCGGGAATGCCAATATTTATGTACAGTGTTTTGATTTTGCTGAAGTTAAGCGTCTGCGCGACGAGCTGGGTTTTAAAGGCAAGGTAGTCTTATTGCTGGCTGACAACAGCTGGGGTGAGTCTCCCACTGATTACCAGGCACTTCTGACTGAACAGGGCATGCATGATATCGCAAAATATGCTGATGGCATTGGTCCCTGGTTACCACAGTTACTGGACATGCAGGCAATGCAGCAAGGTAAAGTTGTCCCTGCTTCCTGGCTGGCAACTGCGAAAAAAGAAGGGCTGATTATTCACCCTTATACATTCAGAATTGATGCACTGCCAACAGGTATGACAGCAGAACAGATCCTCGGACTGCTGACAGGGCCGCTGGCGGTTGATGGCGTTTTTACCGATCAGGTCCCGCCGGTAAAAAGCTATTTACAACACAGCGGAAAATAA